The sequence GCTGACAGTGATGGTTTCTTCAACAGTCTATGGTGTAGAAGAGTTGCTTGACCGTGTTTATACACTACTTACTAGCTTTGGTTATGAGGTGTGGATGTCGCATAAAGGGACTGTGCCAGTTTCTTCAACGTTGACGGCATTCGACGCGTGCCTTAATGCTGTTGAACGCTGTGATCTTTTTCTCGGCATTATTACAACGGAATACGGCAGCGGTGTGAGTGCGGGGAATCTGTCTATTACGCACCAAGAAATGAAAAAAGCCATTGAGCTGAACAAGCCGCGTTGGTTTTTGGCGCATGATCATGTCGTGTTTGCTCGGCGGTTGTTAAAAGATTTGGGTTATCCGGACGCACAAGCGCGTCAGACATTGGCTTTGAAAAAAGGCGCCGCCTCGGTTTCAGACTTACGCGTGATTGATCTATATGAAGATGCAACACTAGAGAATTTGCCGCTTAGTGATCGGGCTGGGAATTGGGTGCAAAAGTTTGACCGAGACGATGATGCGAGTTTATTTGTGCTTTCGCAATTTTCGCGTTATCAGGATGTTGAGCAGCTTTTAGCGCAAAACTTGGCGGAGCCTCTTCTTCTTGCAGAGCGGATTGGATATTTGGATGAATAAACATTTTTCGATTATTGCAAAGCAGCTCGCGCTAGGTGAAGCAAACGCGTTTGAGTTTAAAGCCTTGCTAAATGATGAAACGATTGGTGCTGTCGTATGTGGTCTTTTGAATGGGCAGGGCGGCTTTGTCGTAATTGGTGTGGAAGATGATGGCAGCGTGCGCGGTGTAGAAAATCCACAGATAGCCGCTTCCAGCTTGGAGAAACATTTAAAACAAAGTATCAAGCCGACGGTGCTATTTTCA comes from Thiomicrospira aerophila AL3 and encodes:
- a CDS encoding DUF4062 domain-containing protein, with amino-acid sequence MGDRALTVMVSSTVYGVEELLDRVYTLLTSFGYEVWMSHKGTVPVSSTLTAFDACLNAVERCDLFLGIITTEYGSGVSAGNLSITHQEMKKAIELNKPRWFLAHDHVVFARRLLKDLGYPDAQARQTLALKKGAASVSDLRVIDLYEDATLENLPLSDRAGNWVQKFDRDDDASLFVLSQFSRYQDVEQLLAQNLAEPLLLAERIGYLDE